The window TGCACTAAAAACTAATTGGAGGATCAACACTCAAATAGACACTATTTGTTCAAAATCTTTCAAAGAAAGTTTTTAAAGAGAGCTTTTCtagtttttctcatttttaaaaaaatgaagaacgaAAGATCTTTATAAGTGGAGGAGAATGAGGACATTGGAACTTAATTATGAGAATCAAAacatttagtaattaaataaaaaaatttaattttggaaatgttataaattaattaaaaaaacataattaaaacgTTTAATTCTTTTAGGATGCGAAATGATCATAATGATTTGTAGTAAAGAAACGGatttaatatcattattaCATCTCATATTGTCTAGCCAATCCACCTCAAgattaaagcaaaaaaaaaaagaaaaaaactcttaGCCATCTCGCCTAGATGACCGTTTGTGCGTGGAGATTAGTAAATCTAATTGCCTAACTATTATCTAGGATGACTTCACACACCTTATTTGTTTACCTTCTTTCATTTCCAAACTCTcgtttgaattaatattttgtaataataacaTCTTCAGAAAAATTTCATCATCAACAGGAttcaatgacttaaaagaggTCTATATGCATGActtacttttgaaatattttattcttacaAATCTGTAAAGAATTTGATACTTTTAATAGAtaattatccaaaattaattcCATAACATAAAAATCATTTGATTAGAGGTTGAAAGTTCAACCCTATCTCATAACTGTTGAACTAATTGAAAGTGATTTATCATATTAACATAACtcaattatttaagaaatcaactaattgtaattttttgaGTTCAAATAATTgcacaaagaagaagattgaactacacatataaaatatttatatgaatattGTGTTGTGTGGCAAATGAGGTGACTATTGTTTACTCATAAATAGtgaattttcatatatatggTCACCATCACATTCAAACAAGATGAAAAGACAAATAGTTGTCATAAGtaactaaacaaaaacaatgaaaagttatgagaagaaaacaagaataatataaagatCTTTTTTTCTCGTATACTCTCTTctatagatattttatttattgatagaatatgtTCTTGAAAGATTAATGATGTGATAggttcattaaaaaaaaaaaaaatcaaaaccattGACCTTATGGAACCCTAGAAAACGGACTCTTCACAagatcatattattattttccttttaaaccCTTTCTTGATGATATACATTAAGCATATGCTTCCTCATAAAAAGGattgatgaaaatgatttccgatacaaaaaattgtttaaattttaacgaAAGAATGTGAGTAAGATAAGATTTTGGCAACACACACTTTATATTGATGAATCCCTTTCCCTTATCCCCACATAACTCTCATCCACTTTAATGACTTTCCATTGCatccaataaataaatttaggaaAAGAACAACCCCACacaataaaaatcaaacccaCATTcccaaatcaaataaaaaatatcttctcTTTGACTATACTTacacattttatatatatatatatatatatatatgctttttcgcttatacatacatataataaCAATCAAAATCGGTAATGGTCTCTCTTATGATCTTctctaagaaagaaaagtgggGATAAAAGcatatgataaaataaacttagatttaatttgaatagctgctttatttgttattaatggGATACCAATCAACCTAACTTTAGTTTAGAATGGAActtaatttaagattaaatgaacattattttataaataccaGACTTCTTTATTGTCTTACCCTATGTCTTCTCTAAGTTTTTGTATCCATTTTGTATCatctttaaattatatatcttaccatattatattaattgtatttttttaataaaaaatagacgTTATTATgtgaacttaaaattttagagttgctttctataaaatatgttatgaAATAGTACACCACTTGTGAAAATGAGTTTCTAATTGAATAGTTGTGTACCATTTGTAATAATTGTGTGATTCAAAAAGttagaacaaaaatataaatattgaaaaaaatgtgaataatGTGATAATTGAGACTTTCAAATATTGGATGCAACTTTCTTTTAAAGGATGTATTTCTACCAATACATTTCAACGGTTAAATCCTGATGTTTCAGATTTACATTcttcttcatatatatacCCATATGCGTCAAACTGACACACACAACTTCTCAATCACATTTTCATTCAAGCAATTGTATcctatcaaaattaattgattgatatGAGCAAAGAATgttgataagaaaaaagaggttAAGAATGGTTTAAGCcgtaaaaagaaattgtacaATTGTGACCATTGAGATATATATGTGAAtttatatgcttttaaattttaaatgccCAATTTGTTAGAGGTGGtattctataaaaaataaatatatatatatatttgcccACACACAAAAACACATCTTAATTATTAGATTTATgatgttttatatatgtatggaCTTAATGATCATACAAACAGAAATATTGCTTCTTTCAATCGAACATCTTGACCCAACGATTGTGTTCTACAACAATTTCAACCAATTTAATGTACTTCAAGTTTGAAAgggaaaatatattaaaaagttagctaaataattaaatcttaaaaattcaTGTCAACCCTGAAACTTAGTTTCATTCCCTTTCCACAAGTCATTCCAACTCAAAATCTCAAGCTTGTCCCAACCTCAAATCCGACTATTGACATCAACATTTTGGGATTAGGTTTGAGTCGGTCCAACCTTTTAAATATAGGTTCATGGCTCAATGGCTCAATCTACGAACCTCTTGTTGGAGGGATCAAAACTGAATTAGATTTAGACTAGTTATTTGGATTGTGATCgaatttgaaatgattaattgtttttatttaaaagcaGTAAGCTGTTGAAGACTTGTTTACATTAGAGTATGAAACTTTCTCATCggttaaaaattttcaaagtgAATAGAGTGAAtcttttgataaatttttacttttcaactCGGCCCTATGGATACTACTACTACACATTTAAccatctctttttttatttatttaattttcatgcaTGTGTAGATGAAGATATATTGTTTACGttgttgaattgaatttttaagaaattaaattattactattgATTTATATACACCCGTGGATTTAGTATAGGTTCAGGGGTCGAGCCCTCCTcaattttattgtctttatataatatgtataaacaaaaccaattaatatttaatatttgtagatGGTTTAGTGGCAACTATGTTTTTCAACTCCTATTCTAaccaaagttcaaattttatttatatagttttttttttctctaagttACAACTGGAACCCGgtgtcaataaattttaatgaagTGAGAATTTgttaagaatataaaaataaaagaaactacttatcaaataaaaaagaaaaagaacttttttaaaagggTATGGagagttaattttattatattatgtaaatagttttaatcttttcgttatttttaaaaatattatatatataaattagtgTGCATATAGATGAGATTGAATTGGCCTTTTAACCCGTCCCGACATGGTGATTCAGATATGGGTAAAACGTGTTGGCccaattgaaagaaaattagaatatatgtatatccaatttatttttaggaaAGGTTTAGACGGTGTTTCCCATATTTAAAGAATAAGTTCGTatatccaatctaatttaCGAAATAATTGAATCGACTCACATAACTCAACCCTTGGGCTACGCTTCCATCTAACTTCGGCTTTTGGGCCCAAGGAGAAGATTGATCGATCTAAACCTCTGCCTACACATGGGGGTTCTTTTTGAACGTTCGTTGCATTTGTACTAACACatctttattatattaaatggTGATGCTTCACTTCTATGATCACAATTACAATACACTCTACTCATCCTAATAAATACATGACCAAAATGAGTTTAACACAATACCAAGTATTGATATGACCTTTGTTGTTTGAGCTTAAAGATGAAGAttcaatacatatataaatgattgtttagactTTAGATGATGAACCACAACAACATACCTAAAAACTAAccttagaaaatataaatcatgTAATTAAcacaagtaaaataaaatatgtgtaAAGCAGTACTGAAGGTGAATGGTAATTAATTCAACCTCATGATGTCATACGTAAAATATGACTTGTAAATTGAACATGAAGTAAGCCAATTGAAATTCACTTAATTTCTGAATTAGACCCAtctttgtgtttgtttgtttgttcagacaataattaattaaagatctaaaaactaaaatgaaaagatataaagattaaaagaagaagaagaagaagaatatattTGCTAGTTGAGAGGTGACATGGGATGGTCTCTCTCATCTTCATCCTCAACTGCTCTCTTTTCCATCTGTGGGACCACCTGTCATTTCACACAAAACCATTccacatttttatttcaattctataattcattcattcattaatACCATTTTTTATAACTTCTTTTTGTGTATTTTACAAGATAACCATCATTCCTGAGCTTTGTTTAATAATTGAACCAgatatttttagtttcttctcttctcttttctattatcaattttactactaaaaaattaataattagagtttagccaattagATGTGGGAGCACAAAGCTATATGCTTTAATTACGGATATGatcacttttttcttaattttataatctatatCCACGTGGCATTTCCAAAATACCCACACCAgccgcaaaaaaaaaaaggcagcATAATTATTTCGATGGAAAAAGAAGGAGataaagacaaaaacaaataggtcatttctattattagtagagataaaagaaagaaagaaatgtaatgtttaaatttatagtaTATAGTTTCTGCACTAGCCTGATCTTGAGTTGAAGTGTACGGTGGAGATGATATCCTCCTAGATCTCCTCGTAGATCTACCGTTGATTCTTGCACTTCCTGGATCAaacccaaaataaattaaaataataaataacaaaaaaagaaaaaggaaaatgcaAGCAAAGAATATTAATGATCTTTTTGGAGTTAGAGGaaagtgatttatttatttatttatttatttaagaaataattttgtgATATCTAAATCATACATAAATATCTTCCTAAGGAATATTCACtattctcacttttttttttctttatcttattTGATAGACGTTGTTTGGTCGGTCCTTTTTagtcaaaataataacaataacaaaaataaataaataaataaataaataaagcattttttttaattacaaagtttttttaaaaaatgtaagattAAACTGACCGGAGGTGGGATGGTTTTTGGTGTGGTTATGAGGGGAATCTAGGGTTGAGTCAGCGGTGTCCGGCAAGAGGCGGTCCAGCCGTAGACCGCGGCGATGTGCGCGATTTTGGAACATTGATCGGACGAAAGAAGCTTCCACGGAATTCAAGAAGTGCATGTGCTTCTCATTAGTCCAAAGCGGCCCGGTTTGGGTGAATTGCACATGCGATTCCATGGGTTTAATAATTAGGTGTGTATGagaacataaaattgaagggAGAGgaattgaaagaagaagaaataagaaagaaagaaagaaagaaagaaagaaagagaagaaaaaacactTTTCCGATGGGTTTGGGAGATATGAATATAATGTACTGGATTGGTGGGGTTTTAATTACGTTGGTTTTTATAGAAGCGCTTttacaaagaaagaagagaagctATAGGGTTGGCGACTTTGGCGTTTCCTTTTTCCCAATTCTGAAACGCGACTACACATTAAAATCATGTGTTTCCCCTACTCGCCTTTCaccctctctccctctctccctCACCTACTTTTTATAACCTCCcccatattaaaaaaagttaaaacaaccttccttatatttaaaatatctttttaaccATTACAAAAGGGTTCccataattataaaacaattctatcttttaaattctagagactaaattcttttttatcaacctataaaattatttattattaataatagatattcGTTTTGAGTGACAATTTATAATTACttcatttattgtttatgtGGCTTGATATTGGATATGTAAGGGATACATATAggttaaaattctaaataaattggAGTCAGTGaagagattttattttcttaattaattcatttatactatttatatatgttgttataatatatatatatatatatattatatgcgTTTCTTGGTTGTGCCTCATTTTTACACGTTATGAGTGCTAACTCTAGCCTACTCCTCCACTGAAAGTAGGTAGGATTTTCTcactttattataaaaatgttatttttcatattttatgtatattaaatttctgatataattataatattttaaaataatgttaccATGTCCGATCTTGTAAAACTAGAATTTACAACCTTTACATCAACGATAGCAATTAGTTACCATAGGTTCTTGATGTGAGATGTATCTCGGCGCCATGAATATGAATCTCGCAGatacaattaaataaagaaatacaacAACCAATCAAGAAACAGTAAAAGTCATTATTTTCCTTTGTCATCAaggatttaaaattagaatatttaacaataaaagatCCTCGTACATTGTGgagtaaattgaaaaaaaaataattaatcatttaaaattagttcatCTTGCGCAAGCTCGTTATGATGGGATAAATTTGAGagtacaaaattttaaatcaataagttattataattttgaatatattatttagaattagacatgttgaaaaaaaatatttgctactttattttcatatatattaaatatgatcTGGCAGCAGCAATATCGAGAGAAAAGTTTtacaaaacattttgaaatcatCTCGTCTTATTGTTACCGAACAAAATAACAGGTTGTAGATGAAAAACCACAAATCCTGAACAATTGGAACAAAACCATTCCTTGAGGCGAGTGATCTTGTGAATTTTCATCGCAGAAGGGATTGTGGTCGAAGTAATAAAGATTGTGGtagaggaaaaaataattattattttcggTGTTGGTcactataataattaaatttaaaaaaaaccacacGAAATGATGAGTATTAAAGTGAAGGCTCCACAAAATAtaagaatacaaaaatggaTGAAGAACTATTGATATATACGACTAGACATTGATCGCATGTTTGTCTTATAAATCGAAACACTTATAATATTTCCATACCAAGTCTccttagagaagaaaaaatgggGAAAATGTAGAGGTTGATTGTGTCTATCAAgataatgatatatttgatCCATCAAGTCTAACAAACTTGGATGTGGTAGGTTTTTTTGGAACTCcttaagaaaatcaaaattcacaatTGACAATGCATTTTTCTCAAGTTAATCAAGGAGAAATCCACTTAGTTTTAAAGATATATGTAGATCTATTAGCCCACCAAGTGGACCATTAAAGTATTTTATGATATCAGTAGATGTTCATTTTAAGTGTCTATGCCAAGTGATAATTCATAACTACTCCATTCACATATATCTCAATATGACACACCATTAGTGTTCATTTAAGTCACCACCTACTTGCCATTTTGCCTATAAGTGAGATATATATcgactaaaaattcaaataaattggAGTTAGTGAGTGGAgagaatttgttttcttttaactttcttaatttatttatccatattatttatatattctattttatttataaccatagtattatatttttttggatatgcgtattctttatttttacgACATATATAAGATTATTAAATCatatagattaaattttaatttttaaaaattttaaaaactaaattctaaccatttttaaacaatatgaactttgactttatatatatacatacattttGTGTTATTGAGAATGAGACAACttgtaaattgtaaattgtaaTTACGGTGAGAAGAAACTTAAATTACATGGAAACCCTACACACAACTATTACTATTGTGTATCTTAACTATTATAATTGcctgtttaaaaaaatgataggtatattatatgaaataaGTCGTGTAGAATTAGtgatatacatttaaaataagtttgatgAAGCTACATATATGACATGAATGCAAATAGGCATTATTGATCATTTAATAATGCGTACAGTGGATTGATTAATTAGAAATAAGTAGCAAATTGAATTAAGATGTTGAGTTAGAGGTATATTAGAGTTAGAAAAgaagtatttttatatatgaataaaattagGAAAGTgcataatgataataatagtAAGGGGAGAGGGGGAGAGGTGGGGGATGGAGAGAGCgagtagagagaaaaagagtaGTGGGGGAGGTGGTGAAAATATCTAGAGGGGATTTAAATAGTGAAAAGAGAGATATTTTAGAAGGTGAAcagagagagaaggaaaaagatcTGAAGGCTGGTTTTTGTGTcccacacacacactcacTTTTATTCCAGTTGGCCGATTCTGAccattttcctctttctttctttctttctttctcttttttactatatttatttactattccCTCCatcatctttaatttaattgtttatcgtctcattaaattatgtttaacaaaatatctTATTACAATCAAACCAACTTTGGGTACATATCATCAACTATCCCTTTTTATTTActcttttcttattcattAATTAACCCCCAGCCAGCccatcaataatattttcataaattttaagttttgtcCCACCatttttataagttatttCTTCCtcgatttataatattatgattattataaatatttaccgatttcctccttttcttcttttgaaagCATCAAATacatagaaatttaaaatcacaTATTATTTCTTAAGCGGACAACTCACGGAAGGGCTGTGAGTTTGTGTGATTATACCTCATCAATACACCCATTTATTTCTTacataatattatcatttattatcCTTCATTTTAGACctatttttccatttcatgCTAAATTCTGAAccaaaaaataacttaattattacaataaatatCTTTTCACTCACCTATATACTTACCTGCTTTCCTTTCATTCCTATCCAATCTTAGGACGTAATTTCTATATCCTTCACATGAACAAAAGAAGTATACTTTGATTGCTTAATTATTCAATatcaatacaaaataataaaatcaatgtttaatataaaaatattcatttgtttttattttatgtgattcaataattaattaatagaaaatatatcataaataagtgcattataaatttaacaaaatgtactaaaatatttataaaatataacaaaactttatatttCATAAGTGAATCCACCCAATTAGTGGTATTGATAAAAGCTTGTTATTCATCCATAAAAtatctgaaattttgttatattttataaatatcgTCAATAATCTTGTTATCGTTATTTacgataaattttttaataaataattctaaattaaatttatgattacATTAATTACTTGCCAACTTAcctttgattctttttatttattatttttaagaattaaaaaaaataaaagaaatatttaccCTTCATCCCAATACTTCACCGCacattttaccatttaatctaaatatttgatcaattttaccatttttacccttttccactttttttatttacaaactttcctatattaattatcttaaataccaaaatacataaattaattttctaaaatatttgaaaagtccaacatttaaattccaaatattttaacatgTAAACACAAAAGCAAAGTTATTTGTTATCCAAACCTATCCTaatagtaattataattaactttaaaacaagtttttaaatatatgtaaaagaaaaattgaactaaaaataaaatatcttttagaGATTATTAGATGATATGTAAATATAGGGTTTAAGAGATTAAAAGATAGACGTAAAGAACTATTCTATTTTTAGTTTAGGCAtcaatttagttaaattgaaTCTTGCATTCATCGGAAACATAATTGTTGAATAAAGCAAACTTTGttgacaacttttttttttctttttaagttatcAATAtccaaacacaaaaataaaccCACTGTCCAACGTCCAAATCTTATTTTAGTCAAACCATTTACTTTTCcacttttataattaatacaaGATCATTTCGAATCAAAATAGTATGTGAACATTTAAAAATCGATCTAAATTTCGAAACATTTATCAATCCTTTTGTTATCCACTAGATGAATATCTtgaataatacaataattaacgttttattttgaatgaattttttaattgattataaatattttctttgttttaattaatggcgattaaaaattttagattgactataatattaaaaatttagaagaaaagacACATGTCAATTTTGTGAGTTGGATTCAATGGAATTggatatcaaattaaatttaggtgTTCAAATGcaaatatgtataaacaattttgatgatttttgaaatataaataacgacaaataataatcatagGAGTATGAAACAATAAACCCAAAGGCGAGGGTCTCGACCAAATGGGTGGGTCTTGTACGCACCCACACCCCTCAAGAGCCATTACCATTTTGATGACATCTATACGAGTCTTGATCATTCATCATCTAATTTCTTCTAAAAGAATTTCTAGTAAAAAGTTAATCAACACATCGAcatgaattatattaaataaaacttaggAATATGATTCAAcctaaaaattagaataatcGAACTTATTAGGCACACAGAGATCCTCAAGCAAAGACAACACCTCAATACATATCATCAATTGTGTTGAAAACTCACATCTTCATGGATACTGCTCGTCTCAAGTAGGAGTGAACATTCgaaccaattttaaaaatcaaccaaatcaatttgaaaacttaatgAAACCGTTTAGTCcaatttggaaattttttaaaaccaaattaatcaatttatttgattttaatttcaaacattgAATAGTATTAAACCATGGTTAACCAGAAGGATAGATAGATTATGTTGAAGGAAAATCATGGTACAACCTAAAATATTCGAGttgacacaaaaaaaaatgatcatatTGGTTGAATATGCAAGACTCAACcgaaacaaatttgaattgggttgatgagtttgttcttttttttttttttttctatttctaattcAATCCATCCTTACAATTTGGATTGAGTAAATGGAGTTGATTGAGtaattatagatttttttgaaGAGGCTAATGGATGTATACATAATTGAAACTGTTTTGAATGGAAGGATAGATTTGTCTTCccaaaaatatattcaataatacgtatataagaaaacaaaatctttatttaaaattaaaacaaaaatccaacCACGATCACACTGAATCTCATCCATTCATTCAAGATTGGTGTGGCGTGATCGGACGGCCTCAGGGCTCTCTCCCAACACCTCACCTATCCGATACACCACCatctcaaacaaaacaaacaaagctCCTTCATACAAACTCCCCATCGGAAGCAGAGGCCGCCATTCCGCCGCCTCCCCCGATTCCTCATCGTCCGCCATGGTCTGCGCCGGAACGTAGCAAATCACATCCGCGTACTTCACAGACGACCCATTCTCTGGCTGGGCCGTCAGAACCAAAACTCTCCCGCCCTTCGATCTGGCCACGGAGCAAATTGCATCCACGGTCGAGAATCCCCCCGGGCCGGCCGACGCAATTAGTAGGTCAGAACCGGCGATTGGAGGCGCGTTCATGTCAAAAACTTGATGCGAGGAGAGGCCGAGATGAGCGAGGCGCATACAGAGGGCTTTGAGCATTAGGCCCTCACGGCCGACGCCATAAAGAAACACCCTAGCCTTACGTTCCGCGACGGAGGAGAGCTCGGAGACCAAGATTTCGAGCGGCGGCGCGTAGGGTTGCGTGGGTTTGGAGAAGATGGAAGCAATTTCGGAGCATATTCGGGAAGCAAGAGAAGCCGGTGATTGGGAAGCCATTGAAATGGGATTTTCGAGAGCTTGATCGAGACTCTGTTAGTTTCAACGGATATTGTTTAAACTAGCGAAATCAAGGAGTTTTTGTTACATGTAATGCCCTTGTGGTGGAATCTTTTCGAATAGTCCTCTGGTATCATGCCACGTATAATTAGAGTccattgttattgtttttcttcaaattggCATGTGGTTGTTTATGCTTTCTTCTCATCTAACTATACTCTATACATAACTTCCGTATCCAAATCTATAATGAAATACATAAGTTTTATCGTTTTGTTGATAATTCACATATATTTGTCCAATCAAAGTTGTACAAATTAAAGGAGTGAGTCTTTTAAGTCTCAAGAAAAATCATAGtataaacaacaataacaaatatcAACCCTATTGAACGGCTAAATTAGTTGTAAGGATTGACTCAACCAATTTTACTACATATCTCAAGTTTGACTTAATGCAAGGTGCATCTCACAAATACTCTTggtaatattaatttgaaaaaaagactTACAATGGGGAGGAGTCAATTACAAACAATACTACCTtgaatgttttctttatatttatcaattattgCTTAGacaataatttgtatttgtatttttaattcctATTCCTTCACCACTCAGGacaatttttgttcatcaaaGTTCTATGGCAAGAATCTGTCATAGATGATAGCTCTCTGTGATCTACTACTTCATCTACAATAGCACTAATAGAACTTCAAGCTCTTGTAAGATAGGTATCAACGATTTTGCTGCTCTGTGGCACAATAGATTACACTGCTAATGTGCTAACTCTTTTACCCCAGCTTCAAATCCTCCTTGAATGAcaattatatatgaaagatGAAAGAACTTGAGTTTTATATAGCTTCTGATTCAGATAGCAAGAAAGCCATTGAGTGTAAATAGGTGCAttgattttaaacaaatttcaaatagaaatattGCTCGTTACAAAGCATAGTTTGCTACCAAAAGCTTTtcatcaaaagaaagaagtgaatttatttgaaacattttacATTGTAAAATAGTCTATCCCcgtaacatttttttttagtctCACCAAATAATGAAGCAAACACAATATTTGATACTTTATGATGATATAAATACGTATGCAATGCAACCATAATAGTTgtaaaataaagttattattgCGTACATCATTCCAACTAGTAATATGACTAATGTTTTAAAAGAGATGAGGAAAAGTTgtccaacaaaatttaaggACATTTTGACCCAAAAACTTAGAAATTGGTGAAAATAACTCAATTAATTCAATGATAAACCCAATtaagaaatttcatttttttctttaattttccacATCTACCAATAAATTACATGTTATCACAACTCTAAAcccaaaacataaatttactAACATCAACATATTAACTCCAAATTTATGAACATCACTCGATACACTAAACCACTCTTGGTTGAATGATAATTAATGATTAATAACTAATATGcacttc of the Cucumis sativus cultivar 9930 chromosome 3, Cucumber_9930_V3, whole genome shotgun sequence genome contains:
- the LOC101217506 gene encoding uncharacterized protein LOC101217506 translates to MESHVQFTQTGPLWTNEKHMHFLNSVEASFVRSMFQNRAHRRGLRLDRLLPDTADSTLDSPHNHTKNHPTSGSARINGRSTRRSRRISSPPYTSTQDQVVPQMEKRAVEDEDERDHPMSPLN
- the LOC101217276 gene encoding uncharacterized protein LOC101217276, coding for MASQSPASLASRICSEIASIFSKPTQPYAPPLEILVSELSSVAERKARVFLYGVGREGLMLKALCMRLAHLGLSSHQVFDMNAPPIAGSDLLIASAGPGGFSTVDAICSVARSKGGRVLVLTAQPENGSSVKYADVICYVPAQTMADDEESGEAAEWRPLLPMGSLYEGALFVLFEMVVYRIGEVLGESPEAVRSRHTNLE